The following are from one region of the Vibrio rarus genome:
- the pckA gene encoding phosphoenolpyruvate carboxykinase (ATP) — translation MTVMEHTKAANIDLTQYGINDSTEIVRNPSYEMLFTEETSKELQGYEKGIVTELGAVAVDTGIFTGRSPKDKFIVEDETTRANMWWTTDIVKNDNKPINQAVWNDLKQLVTNQLSNKRLFVIDGYCGTNPDTRLAVRIITEVAWQAHFVKNMFLRPSEEELATFNPDFVVMNGAKCTNDKWQEHGLNSENFTVFNLTEKMQLIGGTWYGGEMKKGMFAMMNFFLPLQGIASMHCSANMGEEGDVAVFFGLSGTGKTTLSTDPKRALIGDDEHGWDDDGVFNFEGGCYAKTIKLSKEAEPDIYNAIRRDALLENVTVRNDGSINFDDGSKTENTRVSYPIHHIENIVKPVSKGGHANKVIFLSADAFGVLPPVSKLTPEQTKYHFLSGFTAKLAGTERGITEPTPTFSACFGAAFLTLHPTKYAEVLVKRMQDAGAEAYLVNTGWNGSGKRISIQDTRAIIDAILDGSIENAQTKNIPVFNLEVPTTLPDVNPEILDPRDTYIDPLQWESKALDLAERFINNFEKYTDNDDGKALVKAGPQLD, via the coding sequence ATGACTGTTATGGAACATACTAAGGCTGCAAATATCGATCTTACCCAATATGGTATCAACGACTCGACCGAAATCGTTCGTAACCCTAGTTACGAGATGCTTTTCACGGAAGAGACGAGTAAAGAACTGCAAGGCTACGAAAAAGGCATCGTTACTGAGCTGGGCGCTGTAGCAGTAGACACCGGTATCTTCACTGGTCGCTCACCTAAAGATAAGTTTATTGTCGAAGATGAGACTACCCGAGCTAACATGTGGTGGACAACAGACATAGTAAAGAACGATAACAAGCCTATTAATCAGGCGGTATGGAACGATTTAAAACAGCTGGTCACCAACCAACTGTCAAACAAGCGTTTGTTTGTTATTGATGGCTATTGTGGTACTAACCCGGACACTCGCTTGGCTGTGCGCATCATCACCGAAGTCGCCTGGCAGGCACACTTTGTGAAAAACATGTTCTTACGCCCATCAGAAGAGGAGTTAGCGACCTTTAATCCTGATTTTGTCGTAATGAATGGGGCTAAATGCACTAACGACAAATGGCAAGAGCACGGCTTAAACTCTGAAAACTTCACCGTATTTAATTTAACTGAAAAAATGCAGTTAATTGGCGGCACTTGGTACGGCGGTGAAATGAAGAAAGGCATGTTCGCTATGATGAACTTCTTTCTTCCATTACAAGGCATCGCTTCTATGCACTGCTCTGCCAATATGGGCGAAGAAGGTGATGTAGCGGTATTCTTTGGTCTATCTGGAACAGGTAAAACCACATTATCGACCGATCCAAAGCGCGCACTTATTGGTGATGATGAACATGGCTGGGATGATGATGGCGTCTTCAACTTTGAAGGTGGCTGTTATGCGAAAACCATTAAACTCTCTAAAGAAGCAGAGCCGGATATTTATAATGCCATCCGTCGCGACGCACTGCTGGAGAACGTTACCGTACGAAATGATGGCTCCATCAACTTTGATGATGGTTCAAAAACTGAAAACACGCGTGTTTCTTACCCTATCCATCATATCGAAAATATCGTTAAACCGGTGTCTAAAGGGGGCCATGCGAATAAGGTGATCTTCCTTTCTGCGGATGCCTTTGGCGTACTGCCGCCAGTCTCTAAACTCACACCAGAACAAACTAAGTACCACTTCCTTTCTGGATTTACCGCAAAATTAGCCGGTACAGAGCGTGGGATCACGGAACCAACACCAACCTTCTCGGCTTGTTTTGGGGCGGCATTCTTAACTTTGCACCCAACAAAATATGCAGAAGTTTTAGTAAAACGTATGCAAGATGCTGGCGCTGAAGCATATCTAGTGAATACCGGCTGGAATGGCTCAGGCAAGCGCATATCTATTCAAGATACACGGGCAATTATTGACGCGATATTAGATGGTTCCATTGAAAATGCACAAACCAAAAACATCCCTGTGTTTAACCTAGAAGTCCCCACGACACTGCCTGATGTTAACCCTGAAATTCTTGATCCGCGTGATACATATATCGACCCTTTGCAATGGGAAAGCAAAGCGTTAGATTTAGCGGAGCGTTTCATTAACAACTTCGAAAAATATACCGATAATGATGATGGCAAAGCGCTCGTTAAAGCGGGCCCACAGCTAGATTAA
- the hslR gene encoding ribosome-associated heat shock protein Hsp15: MSSNTQAVRLDKWLWAARFYKTRSIARNMIDGGKVHYEGHRSKPSKMVELGATIILRQGQVEKTVMIEKISDQRRGAPEAQLLYKETDESIAKRERTALERKMNAHNPSPERRPDKKQRRTLIKFKNQ, encoded by the coding sequence ATGAGTTCCAATACCCAAGCTGTCAGACTCGACAAATGGTTATGGGCCGCCCGCTTTTATAAGACCCGTTCAATCGCTCGAAATATGATCGATGGTGGTAAAGTCCACTATGAAGGACACCGTAGCAAGCCAAGTAAAATGGTAGAACTAGGGGCTACAATTATACTGCGACAGGGACAAGTTGAAAAAACGGTTATGATTGAAAAAATATCTGACCAAAGACGCGGAGCACCTGAAGCGCAACTACTCTACAAAGAAACTGATGAGAGTATAGCCAAACGTGAGCGTACAGCGTTAGAACGTAAGATGAACGCACACAACCCAAGCCCTGAACGTCGTCCAGATAAAAAACAACGACGCACACTGATTAAATTTAAGAACCAATAA
- the gspE gene encoding type II secretion system ATPase GspE gives MGSEALSIIKPSITRLPFGFAKRFNVVLELNPEGDANQLFYIEPLPLATLLEVKRVSPLPIQLVALDKNSFDSKLSDSYQRDSSEARQLMEDIGADSDDFFSLAEEIPQNEDLLEAEDDAPIIKLINAMLGEAIKEGASDIHIESFEKTLSIRFRVDGVLRDVLAPSRKLAPLLVSRVKVMAKLDIAEKRVPQDGRISLLIGGRAVDVRVSTMPSSHGERVVMRLLDKNATQLDLDSLGMSHDNHIRLQTLIKRPHGIILVTGPTGSGKSTTLYAGLQELNSAERNILTVEDPIEFDIDGIGQTQVNPKVDMTFARGLRAILRQDPDVVMVGEIRDLETAQIAVQASLTGHLVMSTLHTNTAVGTITRLRDMGIEPFLISSSLLGILAQRLVRTLCPECRTPYQADAEQKKLFHLAAGDDLVLYKPNGCEHCNNKGYKGRTGIHELLVVDEKVQSLIHGEQSEQEIELAVRKHTASIRQDGLEKARAGKTTLEEVMRVTREE, from the coding sequence ATGGGCAGCGAAGCACTTTCAATAATTAAACCGAGTATTACCCGCTTACCATTTGGTTTTGCGAAGCGTTTTAACGTCGTGCTTGAGTTAAACCCTGAAGGTGATGCCAATCAACTGTTTTATATAGAACCTTTACCTCTAGCCACTTTGCTAGAGGTGAAGCGAGTTTCTCCTTTGCCTATCCAGTTGGTGGCATTGGATAAAAACAGTTTTGATTCCAAGCTTTCAGATTCGTATCAGCGAGATTCTTCAGAAGCTAGACAGCTTATGGAAGACATAGGTGCCGATAGTGATGATTTCTTCTCTTTAGCCGAAGAAATTCCGCAAAATGAAGACTTGTTAGAAGCGGAAGACGATGCGCCGATTATCAAATTAATCAACGCCATGTTGGGTGAGGCAATCAAAGAAGGGGCATCGGATATTCATATCGAGTCCTTTGAAAAAACCTTATCCATCCGTTTCCGTGTCGATGGTGTGTTACGTGATGTGTTAGCCCCTAGCCGTAAACTTGCTCCGTTATTGGTGTCAAGGGTGAAGGTTATGGCTAAATTGGACATTGCAGAGAAACGTGTTCCACAAGATGGCCGTATTTCTTTGTTGATAGGTGGGCGTGCGGTGGATGTGCGTGTTTCAACTATGCCGTCTTCACATGGTGAGCGCGTGGTAATGCGTCTATTGGATAAAAATGCCACTCAGCTTGACCTTGATAGCTTAGGCATGTCCCATGACAACCACATTCGTCTCCAAACACTCATTAAAAGACCTCATGGCATCATCTTGGTTACGGGGCCAACCGGTTCTGGTAAGTCCACGACTTTGTATGCCGGACTGCAAGAGCTAAACAGTGCTGAGCGTAATATTCTTACGGTAGAAGATCCTATCGAATTTGATATCGATGGTATTGGTCAAACACAAGTTAACCCTAAAGTGGATATGACGTTTGCTCGTGGCTTGAGAGCCATCTTACGTCAAGATCCCGATGTGGTGATGGTAGGTGAAATCCGTGACCTTGAAACGGCGCAAATTGCCGTTCAAGCATCACTGACAGGTCACTTAGTAATGTCAACATTACATACCAATACCGCAGTAGGTACCATCACTCGTTTAAGAGATATGGGGATTGAACCTTTCTTAATTTCTTCATCGTTACTGGGTATTTTGGCGCAGCGTCTGGTAAGAACCTTGTGTCCAGAGTGTAGAACCCCATACCAAGCCGATGCAGAACAGAAAAAACTCTTTCATCTTGCAGCCGGTGATGACCTAGTGCTTTATAAACCTAATGGTTGTGAGCACTGTAATAATAAAGGTTATAAAGGCCGTACGGGTATCCATGAACTATTGGTGGTGGATGAAAAAGTCCAGTCATTGATTCATGGTGAACAGAGTGAGCAAGAAATAGAGTTGGCGGTTCGGAAGCATACAGCCAGCATTCGTCAAGATGGTCTTGAAAAAGCCAGGGCTGGGAAAACAACCCTAGAAGAAGTTATGCGAGTAACTAGGGAAGAATAA
- the hslO gene encoding Hsp33 family molecular chaperone HslO → MENNVLNRYLFEDLSVRGELVQLDKAYQAILDSKQYPVAVQNLLGELLVATSLLTATLKFEGSITLQLQGDGPLSLAVINGDNNQKVRGVARFDGEIADTASLHDMLGKGHLVITISPDKGERYQGVVALEGDTLSAVLEAYFERSEQLKTRLWFRVGEFDGKAHAAGMLLQVVPDGTGSADDFEHLEQLTDTVKNEELFGLPANELLYRLYNQETVKLFEPQAVEFFCGCSRERSGAAILTVDRAEVNDILATEGSIALHCDYCGTSYDFDSAQVEELFSQANKPTLH, encoded by the coding sequence ATGGAAAACAATGTATTAAATCGCTATTTATTTGAAGACTTATCTGTTCGCGGTGAGCTAGTTCAACTAGATAAAGCATATCAAGCCATCCTAGATAGCAAGCAATACCCAGTTGCGGTTCAAAACTTGCTTGGTGAACTACTCGTTGCCACTTCATTACTCACCGCAACATTAAAGTTTGAAGGGTCCATTACACTGCAGTTGCAAGGTGATGGTCCATTGTCATTAGCGGTCATTAACGGTGATAACAATCAAAAAGTCCGCGGTGTGGCACGTTTTGATGGTGAGATTGCTGATACAGCATCACTGCATGACATGCTAGGCAAAGGCCACTTAGTTATTACTATCTCTCCAGATAAGGGTGAACGCTATCAAGGTGTTGTCGCACTTGAAGGGGATACATTATCCGCAGTACTCGAAGCCTACTTTGAACGTTCAGAGCAACTTAAAACTCGTTTATGGTTCCGCGTAGGAGAATTTGACGGCAAAGCACACGCAGCCGGCATGCTTTTACAAGTAGTGCCTGATGGTACTGGCTCTGCCGATGATTTTGAGCACTTGGAACAATTAACAGACACAGTGAAAAACGAAGAGTTGTTCGGCCTACCCGCTAACGAACTGCTTTACCGACTTTACAACCAAGAAACCGTTAAATTATTTGAACCTCAAGCCGTTGAGTTCTTCTGTGGTTGCTCACGAGAACGTAGTGGTGCCGCTATTTTGACTGTGGATCGCGCAGAAGTGAATGACATTCTTGCTACAGAAGGAAGCATCGCCCTGCATTGCGATTACTGCGGAACAAGCTATGACTTTGATTCGGCTCAAGTTGAAGAGTTATTTTCTCAAGCTAACAAACCCACTTTACATTAA
- the gspF gene encoding type II secretion system inner membrane protein GspF: MAAFEYKALDAKGRQKKGVTEGDNARQVRQRLKEQGLIPVEITETKSKQKSTKSRGFQRGISTPDLALLTRQLSTLVQAGMPLEECLRAVAEQSEKAHIRSMLVSVRSKVVEGYTLADSMGEYPAVFDDLFCSMVAAGEKSGYLDSVLERLADYAEKRQKLRSKLQQAMIYPIMLTLIAVAVIGFLLATVVPKIVDQFVQMGQELPTSTQILIDASAFVQNYGVALVVGFVLIIIGCKILLKKPELRLRWDSRVLKLPIIGRVAKGLNTSRFARTLAICSASAIPLLEGMVVAADVMGNKFFKKQVLEASHKVREGASLRHSLQQSKLFPPMMLHMIASGEQSGELEQMLTRAADNQDQDFESQVNLALGVFEPLLIVFMAGLVLFIVVATMMPLLELNNLVSGA; the protein is encoded by the coding sequence ATGGCCGCATTTGAATATAAAGCGCTCGACGCAAAAGGACGCCAGAAGAAAGGCGTTACCGAAGGCGATAATGCGCGTCAGGTAAGGCAGCGTTTGAAAGAACAAGGCTTAATACCTGTTGAAATTACTGAAACAAAAAGCAAGCAGAAGTCGACGAAATCTCGAGGCTTCCAACGGGGGATCAGTACTCCCGACCTCGCTTTATTGACTCGCCAACTCTCTACTCTTGTTCAGGCAGGTATGCCGTTAGAGGAATGTTTAAGAGCGGTTGCAGAGCAGTCCGAGAAGGCGCACATTCGCAGTATGTTAGTGAGTGTTCGCTCTAAGGTTGTTGAGGGTTACACTCTAGCAGACAGTATGGGAGAGTATCCTGCGGTTTTTGATGATTTATTTTGTTCAATGGTTGCTGCAGGTGAAAAGTCAGGCTACTTAGATTCAGTATTGGAGCGTTTAGCCGATTACGCCGAAAAGCGTCAAAAGCTGCGTTCAAAACTGCAACAAGCGATGATTTATCCCATTATGCTGACCTTGATAGCGGTCGCCGTTATTGGCTTCCTACTTGCTACCGTGGTACCTAAAATTGTCGATCAATTTGTGCAAATGGGACAAGAGCTTCCCACTTCGACTCAAATACTGATTGATGCCAGTGCTTTTGTGCAAAACTACGGCGTGGCACTAGTGGTGGGCTTTGTGCTCATTATTATTGGCTGTAAAATCTTACTTAAAAAGCCAGAGCTAAGATTACGATGGGATAGCCGAGTACTTAAGCTACCTATTATCGGGCGAGTTGCGAAAGGGCTGAATACCTCTCGCTTTGCACGTACCTTAGCCATCTGTTCGGCCAGTGCCATTCCTCTACTTGAGGGGATGGTGGTCGCGGCCGATGTTATGGGCAATAAATTCTTTAAGAAACAAGTTCTTGAAGCTTCACATAAAGTGAGGGAAGGGGCGAGTTTACGTCACTCACTACAGCAAAGTAAATTGTTCCCACCGATGATGCTACATATGATTGCCAGTGGTGAACAGTCTGGTGAGCTAGAGCAGATGCTGACTCGCGCTGCAGATAACCAAGACCAAGACTTTGAGTCGCAAGTCAACCTTGCTTTAGGTGTTTTTGAACCGCTACTTATTGTTTTTATGGCCGGTCTTGTACTTTTCATTGTGGTCGCCACTATGATGCCACTATTAGAACTGAATAACTTAGTATCGGGTGCTTAG
- the gspD gene encoding type II secretion system secretin GspD produces the protein MKGWFSKSVWLLVGSLACTPAFSANEFSASFKGTDIGEFINIVGRNLEKTIIVDPTVRGKIDVRSYDVLNEKQYYQFFLSVLEVYGYAVVEMDNGVIKVIKAKDAKTSAVPVVGDSKIKGDAVVTRVVAVRNVSVRELSPLLRQLNDNAGAGNVVHYDPANIILITGRAAVVNRLAEIIRRVDKAGDKSIEVVALKNASAAEMVRIVEALNKTSEAKNTPAFLQPKLVADERTNSVLISGDPQVRKRLKKVVAQLDKEMAVKGNNQVVYLKNANAEDLVDVLKGVSKNLAAAKNKGAKSSQGNADVMISAHKGTNSLVITAPPDIMKALRDVIAQLDIRRAQVLIEALIVEMSEGDGVNLGVQWGNLETGAMVQYGNSGASIGSVMVGLEEAKEQKSTEYYTDNNGNRVPYDVTTPGDYSTLASALSGVNGAAVSLAMGDWTALISAVATDSNSNILSSPSITVMDNGEASFIVGEEVPVLTGSTSGSNNDNPFQTVDRKEVGIKLKVVPQINEGDSVQLKIEQEVSNVLGANGAVDVRFAKRQLNTSVMVQDGQMLVLGGLIDERAMESESKVPILGDIPWLGQLFKSTSTQVEKKNLMVFIKPTIIRDGMTADGITQRKYNYIRAEQLYKAEEGLKLMSDDLVPVMPKFGDEAGRPTELQAFIEQVDKK, from the coding sequence GTGAAAGGTTGGTTTAGCAAGAGCGTCTGGCTTTTGGTGGGAAGTTTGGCATGTACGCCAGCATTTAGTGCCAATGAATTTAGCGCCAGCTTTAAGGGAACGGATATCGGCGAGTTTATTAACATAGTCGGTAGAAACCTAGAGAAAACTATCATTGTTGACCCTACTGTTAGGGGCAAGATTGATGTTCGTAGCTATGATGTGCTCAACGAGAAACAGTATTATCAGTTTTTTCTAAGCGTCCTTGAAGTGTACGGGTATGCAGTTGTTGAAATGGATAATGGTGTCATCAAAGTCATCAAAGCCAAAGATGCAAAAACCTCTGCGGTTCCTGTGGTAGGCGATTCGAAGATTAAAGGGGATGCTGTTGTCACGCGCGTTGTCGCGGTACGTAATGTGTCCGTTCGTGAATTATCTCCGTTGCTTCGCCAATTAAATGATAATGCCGGTGCGGGTAACGTGGTTCACTATGATCCTGCAAACATTATTTTGATTACAGGTCGTGCAGCGGTAGTGAATCGTTTAGCTGAAATTATTAGACGAGTGGATAAAGCGGGCGATAAGTCCATTGAAGTGGTCGCGCTGAAAAACGCATCTGCGGCTGAGATGGTGCGTATTGTTGAAGCGCTAAATAAAACCTCTGAAGCAAAAAACACCCCAGCTTTCTTACAGCCAAAATTGGTGGCTGATGAGCGAACTAACTCAGTGTTAATTTCAGGTGATCCACAAGTGCGTAAACGCTTGAAAAAAGTGGTCGCGCAATTAGATAAAGAGATGGCAGTTAAGGGTAACAACCAAGTTGTATACTTAAAAAATGCCAACGCTGAAGATTTAGTGGATGTGCTTAAAGGCGTATCGAAAAACTTGGCTGCAGCCAAAAACAAAGGCGCTAAATCATCGCAAGGCAATGCAGACGTGATGATTTCAGCCCATAAAGGCACCAACTCATTAGTCATTACTGCTCCGCCAGATATCATGAAAGCATTACGTGATGTGATTGCTCAATTAGATATTCGCCGTGCTCAAGTATTGATTGAAGCTCTTATCGTTGAAATGTCAGAGGGCGACGGTGTTAACCTTGGCGTGCAATGGGGTAACCTAGAAACAGGTGCCATGGTGCAATATGGTAACTCTGGTGCGTCTATTGGTAGTGTAATGGTGGGCTTGGAAGAAGCTAAAGAACAGAAAAGTACCGAATACTACACCGATAACAACGGTAATAGAGTGCCTTATGATGTGACTACTCCTGGTGACTATTCAACATTGGCCAGTGCGTTAAGTGGTGTGAATGGTGCTGCGGTAAGTTTGGCTATGGGCGATTGGACCGCGTTAATTAGTGCTGTTGCCACTGACTCCAATTCAAATATCTTATCTTCTCCAAGTATTACGGTGATGGATAACGGTGAAGCCTCGTTTATTGTGGGTGAAGAAGTGCCGGTATTGACGGGTTCAACTTCGGGCTCTAATAACGATAACCCATTCCAAACGGTTGACCGTAAAGAAGTCGGTATCAAACTGAAAGTTGTTCCTCAAATAAACGAAGGTGATTCTGTTCAGTTGAAGATTGAGCAAGAAGTATCAAACGTACTGGGTGCGAATGGTGCGGTGGATGTTCGATTTGCTAAACGTCAATTAAATACATCGGTCATGGTCCAAGATGGACAAATGTTAGTACTAGGTGGTTTGATTGATGAGCGCGCAATGGAGAGCGAATCTAAGGTGCCAATCTTGGGTGACATTCCTTGGTTAGGTCAATTGTTTAAGTCAACCAGTACTCAAGTTGAGAAGAAAAACCTAATGGTATTTATTAAGCCAACCATTATTCGTGATGGTATGACGGCCGATGGTATCACTCAACGTAAATACAACTATATTCGTGCAGAGCAACTGTATAAAGCCGAAGAAGGCTTGAAACTGATGTCTGATGACCTAGTTCCTGTAATGCCAAAATTTGGTGATGAAGCCGGCCGTCCGACTGAGTTGCAGGCCTTTATTGAGCAAGTGGACAAAAAATAA
- a CDS encoding AsmA family protein, which translates to MKAILKISAGLLLLLLISGIALFLFLQTSHSTWLTQQILSRMTTQEIHIEQSNYQYPDKLTLSQVTLIQANDTAIAIDKAQFTFQAHWDWTKPLSITHVLISGVNLPNGLPQQQRLNGLMQRWQPQHIEVRGLDFANHDVIARDIHINYTPMASYTEGYAEIDSEQVYWNGEAFNQFKARLNYSKNNTQLNLLSFNWRNGDVQLIAEQKGQHWTINDLLIRNLDLSQSLFQQSEPAPWSELLTNIDRIQHMDIERFSWQQNDFTVQQMHLQLNNWDLKATPWMQQADVNFSAESLVWHDRIILEPQVTAQLQPQKIQLNQLRFLFEQGQFHTSGTISPHQVSLNELSIKNLEWSIKEPQFSALIQKQLRALEQLSIDKVNIERSQIIDLSNDHHWQLSNLNVDGQDLILKQHHQWALWHGSLAASANSFTALGITSIKPYLETQTVDGLWRIKQLFLPIDKGLIKANSQVNLALISYPWKMSLQAYGIPLNTLTQPLDIAVNWQGLIDISAQLNGLGGDELMLKHTIDGQVKLAPHDVLLSLPFSEPSQHKVIIPEMAIKATRGIISVSDTQFVSNTVSGEVQGEMDLADPDKGHIQFNLASDCVSFSSILPKGRSQIAMTCPSTKREKKAEITENN; encoded by the coding sequence ATGAAGGCGATACTCAAAATCAGTGCTGGACTGTTACTACTATTGCTGATCAGCGGTATAGCACTATTTCTGTTCTTACAAACATCTCACTCTACTTGGCTCACTCAGCAAATCTTATCCCGCATGACAACCCAAGAGATCCATATTGAGCAATCGAACTATCAATATCCAGATAAGCTAACTTTATCGCAAGTAACCCTCATCCAAGCCAACGATACGGCGATTGCTATAGATAAGGCTCAATTCACCTTCCAAGCACACTGGGATTGGACAAAGCCTCTCTCTATTACACATGTTTTAATCTCAGGGGTTAATCTGCCTAATGGCCTCCCACAACAACAGCGACTTAATGGGCTAATGCAACGCTGGCAGCCACAACACATCGAAGTTCGAGGTTTAGATTTTGCCAACCATGATGTTATTGCCCGAGATATACATATCAATTACACCCCGATGGCCTCCTATACTGAAGGATACGCAGAGATAGATAGCGAACAAGTGTATTGGAACGGAGAAGCCTTTAATCAATTTAAGGCTCGCCTCAACTACAGTAAAAACAATACACAGCTGAATTTATTGAGTTTTAATTGGCGCAATGGAGACGTTCAGCTGATCGCAGAACAAAAAGGACAGCATTGGACCATTAATGATCTTCTGATTCGAAACTTAGATTTATCTCAATCTCTTTTTCAACAATCAGAGCCTGCCCCTTGGTCTGAGTTACTCACTAACATCGACCGTATCCAACATATGGATATAGAGCGATTCAGTTGGCAACAAAATGACTTTACCGTGCAGCAAATGCATCTGCAGTTAAATAACTGGGATCTAAAAGCAACACCTTGGATGCAACAAGCGGATGTGAACTTTTCTGCCGAAAGCCTTGTTTGGCACGATCGCATTATCTTAGAGCCTCAAGTCACGGCACAACTTCAACCACAAAAAATTCAACTTAATCAGTTACGCTTCCTATTTGAACAAGGACAGTTCCATACCAGTGGCACAATATCTCCGCACCAAGTCTCTTTAAATGAACTGAGCATAAAAAACCTTGAGTGGAGCATTAAGGAGCCACAGTTCAGCGCTTTAATCCAGAAACAGCTAAGGGCCCTTGAACAGCTATCCATTGATAAAGTAAACATTGAGCGCAGCCAAATTATTGATCTTTCAAATGACCACCACTGGCAGTTATCAAACCTTAATGTCGACGGGCAAGATCTAATTCTCAAACAGCATCATCAATGGGCTCTATGGCATGGCTCACTGGCCGCCAGTGCCAACAGTTTCACAGCCTTAGGTATCACCTCTATTAAACCCTATTTAGAAACGCAAACGGTGGATGGGCTATGGCGCATCAAGCAATTATTCCTGCCTATCGACAAGGGATTAATCAAAGCAAATTCACAGGTCAATCTGGCACTTATCAGTTATCCATGGAAAATGTCTCTGCAAGCGTATGGGATCCCACTCAATACGCTCACCCAACCACTAGATATTGCAGTGAACTGGCAGGGATTAATTGATATCAGTGCGCAACTTAATGGCCTAGGCGGGGACGAGCTGATGTTAAAACACACCATTGATGGACAAGTTAAGTTGGCCCCTCATGATGTACTGCTATCCCTACCGTTTTCTGAGCCTTCTCAGCACAAGGTGATTATTCCTGAAATGGCGATAAAGGCAACAAGAGGGATCATTAGCGTTTCTGATACACAATTTGTCAGCAATACAGTAAGCGGTGAAGTGCAAGGGGAAATGGATCTGGCTGATCCGGATAAAGGCCATATTCAATTTAATTTAGCCTCTGACTGCGTGTCATTTTCGTCGATACTACCGAAAGGGCGCAGTCAAATTGCCATGACTTGCCCCTCTACCAAGCGTGAGAAAAAAGCAGAGATCACAGAGAATAATTAG
- the gspC gene encoding type II secretion system protein GspC, translating into MKIGTHILSKFSISSYKANQVLNSIVNQQAIIARALTIVLLVMTAWLCGHLFWSLMGSESNVATWRPASGVTTNSSSAQHNDMNITSLLNANLFGEESKAAPKVVQQQVVDAPKTRLNLVLVGVVASTDPKNSLAVIANKGTQDTYGIGENIDNTRAKLQNVLSDRVIIENQGRDETLMLQGIEYKRVTNLKEVAKKQPQSNVQGNNPHMDIANLDSIKATIAENPQQFLKYIRLSQVNRDGKLVGYRVRPGRDRALFDSIGLKDGDIAVTFNGSDLTDPAAMGAIWKSLNDLSEVNLTVERDGQHYDIYLQL; encoded by the coding sequence ATGAAAATCGGTACACATATTTTGTCTAAGTTTTCTATATCCTCATACAAGGCTAATCAAGTACTGAATAGCATTGTGAATCAACAAGCGATCATCGCTCGAGCTTTGACTATTGTTCTACTTGTGATGACAGCTTGGCTATGTGGTCATTTATTTTGGTCTCTCATGGGGTCTGAATCGAATGTAGCAACTTGGAGGCCAGCTTCAGGGGTTACGACGAACAGTTCTTCTGCGCAACATAATGATATGAACATTACTTCGCTGCTAAATGCCAATCTTTTTGGCGAAGAATCAAAAGCAGCACCTAAGGTTGTTCAGCAGCAAGTGGTCGATGCGCCAAAAACGCGTTTAAATTTAGTGCTGGTGGGAGTCGTCGCCAGTACAGATCCGAAAAATAGCTTAGCGGTTATTGCCAATAAAGGCACTCAAGACACCTATGGCATAGGTGAGAATATCGATAATACGAGAGCTAAACTACAAAATGTTCTCAGTGACCGCGTTATTATTGAAAACCAAGGTCGTGATGAAACCCTAATGCTGCAAGGCATAGAGTATAAGCGAGTTACAAATCTTAAAGAGGTGGCCAAAAAGCAACCTCAATCTAATGTCCAAGGCAATAACCCTCATATGGATATTGCTAATCTAGATAGTATTAAAGCAACAATCGCCGAGAACCCACAGCAGTTTCTTAAATATATTAGACTTTCACAAGTTAACCGTGATGGAAAGCTGGTTGGGTACCGCGTGCGTCCTGGACGCGATAGAGCGTTGTTTGATTCTATTGGGCTAAAAGATGGCGATATTGCCGTCACTTTTAACGGTTCAGACTTAACGGATCCCGCTGCAATGGGGGCGATCTGGAAGTCACTGAATGATCTTAGTGAAGTCAATCTTACCGTTGAGCGTGATGGGCAACATTACGATATTTATTTACAGTTGTAA